The sequence CGTCGCAGGGCTGGCCAGCTTCCTCGACGTGTCACCGACACGACTGCGTCGCTGGCCAGCCCTGCTCCTTGCGCTTCACGGGCATCCGTCACTCTCGGCTCACGGTTCATGAATAGGTCGGGCTAGAGCTCGTTCCGCCGGATCACGTTCGTGAGCTTCCAGGCGCTCGGCCGGATGCGCCGGGCCTGCGTCGCGAAGTCCACTTCGACCAGCCCGAAGCGCGCCGCATAGCCATCCGCCCATTCGTAGTTGTCGAGCAGCGACCAGTGCAGGTAGCCGATGACCGGCACTCCGTCGGCGATGGCCCGTGCGACCTGCCACAGGTGCAGGAAGATGAACACCCAGCGGTCGTCGTCCTCGTGGGCGGGGACGCCGTTCTCGGTGATCAGGATCGGCAGTCGGAAGCGCGCGAACTCGCGCAGGTAGCGCGCGAGTCCCTCCGGGTAGATCTCCCAGCCGAGGTCGTTGAGCTTGCCCACGTGCTGGCGGTTGTCGAGCCGGCAGGCGCCGCCCATCCAGCCGGGCAGGTCCAGCCCGGTGTTCTTCACGAAATCCCGCGTGTAGTAGTTCATGCCGATGAAGTCGAGCGTGCGGCCGTGCGGCAGCCGCTCCCAGAACAGTCCCGGCACGCGCAGCACGCCGGTGTGCAGGGCGTCCACGAACAGGTGATTGAAGAAGTAACTGCGCACCCGCACCGACAGGCGGTCGCGCAGACTCCGCGGATCGCAGGCGGACAGCGCCAGCACGTGCTTGGCGATGCTGACCTTCGCGTCCGGCCGGTGCCGGTGAATGACGTGATAGGCGCGCACGTGGGCGCGCAGCATGTGCCGCAGCACCGAGAACGCGACGCGCCAGTCGGTCCTGCCCGGCGGCCACTGGCCGATGATCCAGCCCTTGAAGACCTGCACGACCGGCTCGTTGAGCGTGATCCACCAGCGGGCGAGCGGTCCCAGCTCGGACAACACGTGGTCCACGTAGCGCGTGAAGCGCTCTTCCATCGCCGGGCTCTCCCAGCCGCCCTTCGCGGCCATCCACCGGGGCATCGTGTAATGGTAGAGCGTGACGACCGGTTCGATGCCGCGCTCGCGAAGGGCCGTGAGGACGTCGCGATAGTGCGCGATCGCCTCCTGCGACCAGCGGCCTTCCTCGGGCTCGATGCGGCTCCACTCCAGCGAGAAGCGGTGCGCGTTGTGTTCGAGCGCCTGCGCCAGGTCGAAGTCGCTCCGGTAGCGGTGGAAATGATCCGCCGCCTTGCCCGACGGCTCCAGAACCCGGCCCGCGGCCTCCCAGTCCCACCAGTCGTTGTTGGTGTTGTCGCCCTCGACCTGGTGCGCGGAGGTCGAGGCTCCCCACAGGAAGCCGGGAGGAAAGCGGAAGTTCGACGCATGCGCTCCGAGCTCGGGTGCCCGGACAGGCTCCGGCGGTCCGCCGGCGTCCTGCGCACCCGCCGGATCCGGCGCGGGACCGCCCTCGTGTAGGATGCGCTCGTCCATTTGCACGCCAGTATCGAGCGCATCCCTCCCACCCACAACCCGACCCGCGGAGGCTCCATGGCGGTCCCCCTCCAGTCCCACGTCCTGCGGCGGCCGCGTGGCTGGCGCAGCGAGGAGGCGGCGCTGTTCGTCGCCCAGCTCGACGATCTGAGCCGGCTGCTGTGGCGCGACATGGCGGGCGCCTCGTCCGCCGAACTCGTCTGGCAGCCGAAGCGCGGCTTGAACACCCAGGGGATGCTGCTCGCCCACATGGCGATCGTCGAGGCGTTCTGGATCCAGCGCGCGACCACCGGCGTGGACGACGCGAAGCTCGAACGCCTGCTCGGAATCGGAGTGGACGACGACGGCATTCCGCTGCCCGCGGGCGGCACGCCACCGCGCGCGCTCCACGGCTGGAAGGTCGGGGACTACCGCGCGCTCGAAGCCCGCGCGCGCTCGTTCACCCGCCGCCACGTGCGCCGCTTCACCGCCGCCGATCTTCAGGAGTCGGTGCGGGCCGACCGGCCCGGCGGACCCCGTCGCAGTTT is a genomic window of Candidatus Eisenbacteria bacterium containing:
- a CDS encoding glycoside hydrolase family 1 protein gives rise to the protein MDERILHEGGPAPDPAGAQDAGGPPEPVRAPELGAHASNFRFPPGFLWGASTSAHQVEGDNTNNDWWDWEAAGRVLEPSGKAADHFHRYRSDFDLAQALEHNAHRFSLEWSRIEPEEGRWSQEAIAHYRDVLTALRERGIEPVVTLYHYTMPRWMAAKGGWESPAMEERFTRYVDHVLSELGPLARWWITLNEPVVQVFKGWIIGQWPPGRTDWRVAFSVLRHMLRAHVRAYHVIHRHRPDAKVSIAKHVLALSACDPRSLRDRLSVRVRSYFFNHLFVDALHTGVLRVPGLFWERLPHGRTLDFIGMNYYTRDFVKNTGLDLPGWMGGACRLDNRQHVGKLNDLGWEIYPEGLARYLREFARFRLPILITENGVPAHEDDDRWVFIFLHLWQVARAIADGVPVIGYLHWSLLDNYEWADGYAARFGLVEVDFATQARRIRPSAWKLTNVIRRNEL
- a CDS encoding DUF664 domain-containing protein; the protein is MAVPLQSHVLRRPRGWRSEEAALFVAQLDDLSRLLWRDMAGASSAELVWQPKRGLNTQGMLLAHMAIVEAFWIQRATTGVDDAKLERLLGIGVDDDGIPLPAGGTPPRALHGWKVGDYRALEARARSFTRRHVRRFTAADLQESVRADRPGGPRRSFQRRWILHHLVEHYAGHYGQILLLRHLYRSRRAKR